The following are encoded together in the Acipenser ruthenus chromosome 24, fAciRut3.2 maternal haplotype, whole genome shotgun sequence genome:
- the LOC117429172 gene encoding E3 ubiquitin-protein ligase TRIM37-like isoform X3: protein MDEQSVESIAEVFRCFICMEKLRDARLCPHCSKLCCFSCIRRWLTEQRAQCPHCRAPLQLRELVNCRWAEEVTQQLDTLQLCNLSKHEENDKDKCENHHEKLSVFCWTCKKCICHQCALWGGMHGGHTFKPLAEIYEQHVTKVNEEVAKLRRRLMELISLVQEVERNVEAVRGAKDERVREIRNAVEMMIARLDNQLKNKLITLMGQKTSLTQETELLESLLQEVEHQDYLRCPLVCDGNCLKNLCGRIDLRSCSKSELISKSPEILLMFQQVHRKPMASFVTTPVPPDFTSELVPGYDSSTFVLANFSTLRQRADPVYSPPLQISGLCWRLKVYPDGNGVVRGNYLSVFLELSAGLPETSKYEYRVEMVHQASSDPTKNIIREFASDFEVGECWGYNRFFRLDLLASEGYLNMQSDTLVLRYQVRSPTFFQKCRDQYWYISQLEAAQTSYIQQINNLKERLAIELFRRQKSRSSSPSDRRSGHSASERDPQPGKGGVTDGAAQAGAGEGKEEEEEEKTRQDDSNELSDGDLEVDCLTGDEEVNPLDGSSTSGSSTATSNTEENDIDEETMSGENDVEYSGNLDLEEGELLEDVAGAAGGSTNPSLRSLRRGGAGLASATSSSLLEIDPVILIQLLDLKDRSSVESLWGLQPRPPSSLLHTTAAAHCRKERERRPQAVRRSAPDSGVLIRLKAQMAEVRSKMSDVKSQLEARGEPRAGASGSLVEQGPPADTEAPCRKLSDLELLGKGAAANRHSRSGRKAASPKLECAGVAGSLFLRRAVDSVDKEARGKGDCVPAIEGRARPGDCLAVSEGPLKPRSAHSSPPSLGSGSSSDKPCCSKHEDQAYGAADTDLFRISSLNGIVSLDKGRRAATTGSGLLTDGTLDCDAEGSSEIRESLLALSEGTSRQEEGQLCQKQVIHLLPGMSSDSEIECDSENEEEESCDLEAGECSYDNRLSVTGDQLSSEDLSFTAGDTTER, encoded by the exons GGCACCCCTCCAGCTGCGGGAGCTGGTCAACTGCCGCTGGGCTGAGGAAGTGACCCAGCAACTTGACACACTGCAGCTGTGCAACCTCTCCAAACACGAGGAGAACGACAAGGACAA GTGTGAGAATCATCACGAGAAGCTCAGTGTGTTCTGTTGGACCTGCAAGAAGTGTATCTGCCACCAGTGTGCTCTGTGGGGAGGGATG CATGGCGGACACACCTTCAAACCCCTTGCGGAGATCTACGAGCAGCACGTCACCAAGGTCAACGAGGAGGTGGCCAAGCTGCGGCGCCGGCTCATGGAGCTCATCAGCTTGGTGCAGGAAGTG GAGCGCAATGTGGAGGCTGTGCGCGGGGCAAAGGATGAGCGCGTGAGGGAGATCCGGAACGCTGTGGAGATGATGATCGCTCGGCTCGACAACCAGCTGAAGAACAAGCTCATCACTCTCATGG GGCAGAAGACGTCCCTGACCCAGGAAACTGAGCTGCTGGAGTCGCTGCTACAGGAAGTGGAACATCAG gattATCTGCGTTGTCCTTTGGTTTGTGACGGGAACTGTTTAAAGAATTTATGTGGAAGGATCGAT CTCCGGTCCTGCAGTAAGAGCGAGCTGATCTCCAAGAGTCCTGAGATCCTCCTGATGTTCCAGCAGGTGCACCGCAAGCCCATGGCCTCCTTCGTCACGACTCCTGTGCCCCCAGACTTCACCAG TGAATTGGTTCCAGGCTATGACTCGAGCACTTTTGTTTTGGCAAATTTCAG TACACTGAGGCAGAGGGCTGACCCAGTCTACAGCCCACCGCTGCAGATATCCGGGCTCTGCTGGAGACTAAAGGTTTATCCA GACGGGAATGGAGTGGTGCGAGGGAACTACCTCTCAGTCTTCCTGGAACTGTCGGCTGGGCTTCCTGAGACTTCAAA ATACGAGTATCGAGTGGAGATGGTACACCAGGCCTCCAGCGACCCGACTAAAAACATAATCCGGGAGTTTGCCTCGGACTTCGAGGTGGGAGAGTGCTGGGGCTACAACCGCTTCTTCAGACTGGACCTGCTGGCCAGCGAGGGATACCTGAACATGCAGTCGGACACCCTCGTCCTCAG GTACCAGGTGCGGTCGCCCACCTTCTTCCAGAAATGCCGAGATCAATACTGGTATATCAGCCAGCTGGAGGCAGCGCAGACCAGCTACATCCAGCAGATCAACAACCTCAAGGAG AGGCTGGCGATCGAGCTGTTTCGCAGGCAAAAGTCCCGTAGTTCCTCCCCGTCTGACCGCAGATCGGGCCACTCGGCCTCTGAGAGAGACCCCCAGCCTGGGAAGGGAGGGGTGACTGATGGGGCTGCCCAGGCTGGAGCGGGAGaagggaaggaggaggaggaagaggagaagaCACGACAAGATGACTCCAAT GAGCTGTCGGACGGGGACCTTGAGGTTGACTGTCTTACGGGGGATGAGGAGGTGAATCCTCTGGACGGGAGCAGCACTTCAGGGAGCTCCACTGCCACCAGTAACACTGAGGAGAACGACATTGACGAGGAGACCAT GTCTGGAGAGAATGATGTGGAGTACAGTGGCAACTTGGATCTGGAAGAGGGGGAACTGCTGGAGGATGTGGCCGGAGCAGCAG GTGGCTCCACAAACCCCAGCCTGCGCTCTCTGAGACGGGGAGGGGCAGGCCTGGCCTCAGCCACCAGCAGTAGCCTGCTGGAGATCGACCCGGTCATCCTCATCCAGCTGCTGGACCTCAAGGACCGGAGCAGCGTGGAGTCTCTGTGGGGCCTGCAGCCCAGGCCACCCTCCTCCCTGCTGCACACCACAG CGGCAGCGCACTGTCGCAAAGAGCGCGAGCGGCGGCCTCAGGCAGTGCGTCGGTCAGCCCCAGACTCTGGGGTCCTGATCCGGCTGAAGGCCCAGATGGCAGAGGTGCGCAGTAAGATGTCGGATGTGAAGAGCCAGCTGGAGGCGCGAGGGGAGCCCAGAGCCGGGGCCTCCGGGAGTCTGGTAGAGCAGGGGCCTCCCGCAGACACTGAAGCACCCTGTAGGAAACTGAGCGACCTGGAGCTGCTGGGCAAGGGGGCTGCAGCCAACAGACATAGCAGGAGTG GTAGGAAGGCAGCGTCCCCGAAGCTGGAGTGTGCTGGAGTGGCAGGCAGCCTGTTTCTGCGCAGGGCTGTGGACAGTGTAGACAAGGAGGCACGGGGGAAGGGGGACTGTGTCCCTGCCATTGAGGGAAGAGCCCGCCCAGGGGACTGCCTGGCTGTCTCCGAAG GTCCCTTGAAGCCCCGTAGCGCACACAGCTCCCCGCCGTCGCTGGGGAGTGGGAGCTCTTCTGATAAACCCTGCTGCTCCAAACACGAGGACCAGGCCTACGGAGCCGCCGACACTGACCTGTTCAGGATCTCCAGCCTCAACGGGATCGTCTCTCTGGACAAGGGCCGCAGGGCCGCTACGACCGG GTCCGGGCTCCTGACAGATGGGACGCTGGACTGTGACGCCGAGGGAAGCAGTGAGATCCGGGAGTCGCTGCTAGCTCTGTCTGAAGGGACATCAAGACAGGAAGAAG GGCAGCTGTGCCAGAAGCAGGTGATCCACCTCCTGCCAGGGATGAGCAGTGACAGTGAGATCGAGTGTGACAGTGAgaatgaggaggaggagagctGCGACCTGGAGGCTGGGGAATGCAGCTATGACAATCGCTTGTCTGTCACAG GGGACCAGTTGAGCTCTGAAGATCTGAGTTTTACTGCGGGGGACACGACAGAACG ATAA
- the LOC117429172 gene encoding E3 ubiquitin-protein ligase TRIM37-like isoform X1 — translation MDEQSVESIAEVFRCFICMEKLRDARLCPHCSKLCCFSCIRRWLTEQRAQCPHCRAPLQLRELVNCRWAEEVTQQLDTLQLCNLSKHEENDKDKCENHHEKLSVFCWTCKKCICHQCALWGGMHGGHTFKPLAEIYEQHVTKVNEEVAKLRRRLMELISLVQEVERNVEAVRGAKDERVREIRNAVEMMIARLDNQLKNKLITLMGQKTSLTQETELLESLLQEVEHQDYLRCPLVCDGNCLKNLCGRIDLRSCSKSELISKSPEILLMFQQVHRKPMASFVTTPVPPDFTSELVPGYDSSTFVLANFSTLRQRADPVYSPPLQISGLCWRLKVYPDGNGVVRGNYLSVFLELSAGLPETSKYEYRVEMVHQASSDPTKNIIREFASDFEVGECWGYNRFFRLDLLASEGYLNMQSDTLVLRYQVRSPTFFQKCRDQYWYISQLEAAQTSYIQQINNLKERLAIELFRRQKSRSSSPSDRRSGHSASERDPQPGKGGVTDGAAQAGAGEGKEEEEEEKTRQDDSNELSDGDLEVDCLTGDEEVNPLDGSSTSGSSTATSNTEENDIDEETMSGENDVEYSGNLDLEEGELLEDVAGAAGGSTNPSLRSLRRGGAGLASATSSSLLEIDPVILIQLLDLKDRSSVESLWGLQPRPPSSLLHTTAAAHCRKERERRPQAVRRSAPDSGVLIRLKAQMAEVRSKMSDVKSQLEARGEPRAGASGSLVEQGPPADTEAPCRKLSDLELLGKGAAANRHSRSGTGRKAASPKLECAGVAGSLFLRRAVDSVDKEARGKGDCVPAIEGRARPGDCLAVSEGPLKPRSAHSSPPSLGSGSSSDKPCCSKHEDQAYGAADTDLFRISSLNGIVSLDKGRRAATTGSGLLTDGTLDCDAEGSSEIRESLLALSEGTSRQEEGQLCQKQVIHLLPGMSSDSEIECDSENEEEESCDLEAGECSYDNRLSVTGDQLSSEDLSFTAGDTTER, via the exons GGCACCCCTCCAGCTGCGGGAGCTGGTCAACTGCCGCTGGGCTGAGGAAGTGACCCAGCAACTTGACACACTGCAGCTGTGCAACCTCTCCAAACACGAGGAGAACGACAAGGACAA GTGTGAGAATCATCACGAGAAGCTCAGTGTGTTCTGTTGGACCTGCAAGAAGTGTATCTGCCACCAGTGTGCTCTGTGGGGAGGGATG CATGGCGGACACACCTTCAAACCCCTTGCGGAGATCTACGAGCAGCACGTCACCAAGGTCAACGAGGAGGTGGCCAAGCTGCGGCGCCGGCTCATGGAGCTCATCAGCTTGGTGCAGGAAGTG GAGCGCAATGTGGAGGCTGTGCGCGGGGCAAAGGATGAGCGCGTGAGGGAGATCCGGAACGCTGTGGAGATGATGATCGCTCGGCTCGACAACCAGCTGAAGAACAAGCTCATCACTCTCATGG GGCAGAAGACGTCCCTGACCCAGGAAACTGAGCTGCTGGAGTCGCTGCTACAGGAAGTGGAACATCAG gattATCTGCGTTGTCCTTTGGTTTGTGACGGGAACTGTTTAAAGAATTTATGTGGAAGGATCGAT CTCCGGTCCTGCAGTAAGAGCGAGCTGATCTCCAAGAGTCCTGAGATCCTCCTGATGTTCCAGCAGGTGCACCGCAAGCCCATGGCCTCCTTCGTCACGACTCCTGTGCCCCCAGACTTCACCAG TGAATTGGTTCCAGGCTATGACTCGAGCACTTTTGTTTTGGCAAATTTCAG TACACTGAGGCAGAGGGCTGACCCAGTCTACAGCCCACCGCTGCAGATATCCGGGCTCTGCTGGAGACTAAAGGTTTATCCA GACGGGAATGGAGTGGTGCGAGGGAACTACCTCTCAGTCTTCCTGGAACTGTCGGCTGGGCTTCCTGAGACTTCAAA ATACGAGTATCGAGTGGAGATGGTACACCAGGCCTCCAGCGACCCGACTAAAAACATAATCCGGGAGTTTGCCTCGGACTTCGAGGTGGGAGAGTGCTGGGGCTACAACCGCTTCTTCAGACTGGACCTGCTGGCCAGCGAGGGATACCTGAACATGCAGTCGGACACCCTCGTCCTCAG GTACCAGGTGCGGTCGCCCACCTTCTTCCAGAAATGCCGAGATCAATACTGGTATATCAGCCAGCTGGAGGCAGCGCAGACCAGCTACATCCAGCAGATCAACAACCTCAAGGAG AGGCTGGCGATCGAGCTGTTTCGCAGGCAAAAGTCCCGTAGTTCCTCCCCGTCTGACCGCAGATCGGGCCACTCGGCCTCTGAGAGAGACCCCCAGCCTGGGAAGGGAGGGGTGACTGATGGGGCTGCCCAGGCTGGAGCGGGAGaagggaaggaggaggaggaagaggagaagaCACGACAAGATGACTCCAAT GAGCTGTCGGACGGGGACCTTGAGGTTGACTGTCTTACGGGGGATGAGGAGGTGAATCCTCTGGACGGGAGCAGCACTTCAGGGAGCTCCACTGCCACCAGTAACACTGAGGAGAACGACATTGACGAGGAGACCAT GTCTGGAGAGAATGATGTGGAGTACAGTGGCAACTTGGATCTGGAAGAGGGGGAACTGCTGGAGGATGTGGCCGGAGCAGCAG GTGGCTCCACAAACCCCAGCCTGCGCTCTCTGAGACGGGGAGGGGCAGGCCTGGCCTCAGCCACCAGCAGTAGCCTGCTGGAGATCGACCCGGTCATCCTCATCCAGCTGCTGGACCTCAAGGACCGGAGCAGCGTGGAGTCTCTGTGGGGCCTGCAGCCCAGGCCACCCTCCTCCCTGCTGCACACCACAG CGGCAGCGCACTGTCGCAAAGAGCGCGAGCGGCGGCCTCAGGCAGTGCGTCGGTCAGCCCCAGACTCTGGGGTCCTGATCCGGCTGAAGGCCCAGATGGCAGAGGTGCGCAGTAAGATGTCGGATGTGAAGAGCCAGCTGGAGGCGCGAGGGGAGCCCAGAGCCGGGGCCTCCGGGAGTCTGGTAGAGCAGGGGCCTCCCGCAGACACTGAAGCACCCTGTAGGAAACTGAGCGACCTGGAGCTGCTGGGCAAGGGGGCTGCAGCCAACAGACATAGCAGGAGTG GTACAGGTAGGAAGGCAGCGTCCCCGAAGCTGGAGTGTGCTGGAGTGGCAGGCAGCCTGTTTCTGCGCAGGGCTGTGGACAGTGTAGACAAGGAGGCACGGGGGAAGGGGGACTGTGTCCCTGCCATTGAGGGAAGAGCCCGCCCAGGGGACTGCCTGGCTGTCTCCGAAG GTCCCTTGAAGCCCCGTAGCGCACACAGCTCCCCGCCGTCGCTGGGGAGTGGGAGCTCTTCTGATAAACCCTGCTGCTCCAAACACGAGGACCAGGCCTACGGAGCCGCCGACACTGACCTGTTCAGGATCTCCAGCCTCAACGGGATCGTCTCTCTGGACAAGGGCCGCAGGGCCGCTACGACCGG GTCCGGGCTCCTGACAGATGGGACGCTGGACTGTGACGCCGAGGGAAGCAGTGAGATCCGGGAGTCGCTGCTAGCTCTGTCTGAAGGGACATCAAGACAGGAAGAAG GGCAGCTGTGCCAGAAGCAGGTGATCCACCTCCTGCCAGGGATGAGCAGTGACAGTGAGATCGAGTGTGACAGTGAgaatgaggaggaggagagctGCGACCTGGAGGCTGGGGAATGCAGCTATGACAATCGCTTGTCTGTCACAG GGGACCAGTTGAGCTCTGAAGATCTGAGTTTTACTGCGGGGGACACGACAGAACG ATAA
- the LOC117429172 gene encoding E3 ubiquitin-protein ligase TRIM37-like isoform X4 — protein MDEQSVESIAEVFRCFICMEKLRDARLCPHCSKLCCFSCIRRWLTEQRAQCPHCRAPLQLRELVNCRWAEEVTQQLDTLQLCNLSKHEENDKDKCENHHEKLSVFCWTCKKCICHQCALWGGMHGGHTFKPLAEIYEQHVTKVNEEVAKLRRRLMELISLVQEVERNVEAVRGAKDERVREIRNAVEMMIARLDNQLKNKLITLMGQKTSLTQETELLESLLQEVEHQLRSCSKSELISKSPEILLMFQQVHRKPMASFVTTPVPPDFTSELVPGYDSSTFVLANFSTLRQRADPVYSPPLQISGLCWRLKVYPDGNGVVRGNYLSVFLELSAGLPETSKYEYRVEMVHQASSDPTKNIIREFASDFEVGECWGYNRFFRLDLLASEGYLNMQSDTLVLRYQVRSPTFFQKCRDQYWYISQLEAAQTSYIQQINNLKERLAIELFRRQKSRSSSPSDRRSGHSASERDPQPGKGGVTDGAAQAGAGEGKEEEEEEKTRQDDSNELSDGDLEVDCLTGDEEVNPLDGSSTSGSSTATSNTEENDIDEETMSGENDVEYSGNLDLEEGELLEDVAGAAGGSTNPSLRSLRRGGAGLASATSSSLLEIDPVILIQLLDLKDRSSVESLWGLQPRPPSSLLHTTAAAHCRKERERRPQAVRRSAPDSGVLIRLKAQMAEVRSKMSDVKSQLEARGEPRAGASGSLVEQGPPADTEAPCRKLSDLELLGKGAAANRHSRSGTGRKAASPKLECAGVAGSLFLRRAVDSVDKEARGKGDCVPAIEGRARPGDCLAVSEGPLKPRSAHSSPPSLGSGSSSDKPCCSKHEDQAYGAADTDLFRISSLNGIVSLDKGRRAATTGSGLLTDGTLDCDAEGSSEIRESLLALSEGTSRQEEGQLCQKQVIHLLPGMSSDSEIECDSENEEEESCDLEAGECSYDNRLSVTGDQLSSEDLSFTAGDTTER, from the exons GGCACCCCTCCAGCTGCGGGAGCTGGTCAACTGCCGCTGGGCTGAGGAAGTGACCCAGCAACTTGACACACTGCAGCTGTGCAACCTCTCCAAACACGAGGAGAACGACAAGGACAA GTGTGAGAATCATCACGAGAAGCTCAGTGTGTTCTGTTGGACCTGCAAGAAGTGTATCTGCCACCAGTGTGCTCTGTGGGGAGGGATG CATGGCGGACACACCTTCAAACCCCTTGCGGAGATCTACGAGCAGCACGTCACCAAGGTCAACGAGGAGGTGGCCAAGCTGCGGCGCCGGCTCATGGAGCTCATCAGCTTGGTGCAGGAAGTG GAGCGCAATGTGGAGGCTGTGCGCGGGGCAAAGGATGAGCGCGTGAGGGAGATCCGGAACGCTGTGGAGATGATGATCGCTCGGCTCGACAACCAGCTGAAGAACAAGCTCATCACTCTCATGG GGCAGAAGACGTCCCTGACCCAGGAAACTGAGCTGCTGGAGTCGCTGCTACAGGAAGTGGAACATCAG CTCCGGTCCTGCAGTAAGAGCGAGCTGATCTCCAAGAGTCCTGAGATCCTCCTGATGTTCCAGCAGGTGCACCGCAAGCCCATGGCCTCCTTCGTCACGACTCCTGTGCCCCCAGACTTCACCAG TGAATTGGTTCCAGGCTATGACTCGAGCACTTTTGTTTTGGCAAATTTCAG TACACTGAGGCAGAGGGCTGACCCAGTCTACAGCCCACCGCTGCAGATATCCGGGCTCTGCTGGAGACTAAAGGTTTATCCA GACGGGAATGGAGTGGTGCGAGGGAACTACCTCTCAGTCTTCCTGGAACTGTCGGCTGGGCTTCCTGAGACTTCAAA ATACGAGTATCGAGTGGAGATGGTACACCAGGCCTCCAGCGACCCGACTAAAAACATAATCCGGGAGTTTGCCTCGGACTTCGAGGTGGGAGAGTGCTGGGGCTACAACCGCTTCTTCAGACTGGACCTGCTGGCCAGCGAGGGATACCTGAACATGCAGTCGGACACCCTCGTCCTCAG GTACCAGGTGCGGTCGCCCACCTTCTTCCAGAAATGCCGAGATCAATACTGGTATATCAGCCAGCTGGAGGCAGCGCAGACCAGCTACATCCAGCAGATCAACAACCTCAAGGAG AGGCTGGCGATCGAGCTGTTTCGCAGGCAAAAGTCCCGTAGTTCCTCCCCGTCTGACCGCAGATCGGGCCACTCGGCCTCTGAGAGAGACCCCCAGCCTGGGAAGGGAGGGGTGACTGATGGGGCTGCCCAGGCTGGAGCGGGAGaagggaaggaggaggaggaagaggagaagaCACGACAAGATGACTCCAAT GAGCTGTCGGACGGGGACCTTGAGGTTGACTGTCTTACGGGGGATGAGGAGGTGAATCCTCTGGACGGGAGCAGCACTTCAGGGAGCTCCACTGCCACCAGTAACACTGAGGAGAACGACATTGACGAGGAGACCAT GTCTGGAGAGAATGATGTGGAGTACAGTGGCAACTTGGATCTGGAAGAGGGGGAACTGCTGGAGGATGTGGCCGGAGCAGCAG GTGGCTCCACAAACCCCAGCCTGCGCTCTCTGAGACGGGGAGGGGCAGGCCTGGCCTCAGCCACCAGCAGTAGCCTGCTGGAGATCGACCCGGTCATCCTCATCCAGCTGCTGGACCTCAAGGACCGGAGCAGCGTGGAGTCTCTGTGGGGCCTGCAGCCCAGGCCACCCTCCTCCCTGCTGCACACCACAG CGGCAGCGCACTGTCGCAAAGAGCGCGAGCGGCGGCCTCAGGCAGTGCGTCGGTCAGCCCCAGACTCTGGGGTCCTGATCCGGCTGAAGGCCCAGATGGCAGAGGTGCGCAGTAAGATGTCGGATGTGAAGAGCCAGCTGGAGGCGCGAGGGGAGCCCAGAGCCGGGGCCTCCGGGAGTCTGGTAGAGCAGGGGCCTCCCGCAGACACTGAAGCACCCTGTAGGAAACTGAGCGACCTGGAGCTGCTGGGCAAGGGGGCTGCAGCCAACAGACATAGCAGGAGTG GTACAGGTAGGAAGGCAGCGTCCCCGAAGCTGGAGTGTGCTGGAGTGGCAGGCAGCCTGTTTCTGCGCAGGGCTGTGGACAGTGTAGACAAGGAGGCACGGGGGAAGGGGGACTGTGTCCCTGCCATTGAGGGAAGAGCCCGCCCAGGGGACTGCCTGGCTGTCTCCGAAG GTCCCTTGAAGCCCCGTAGCGCACACAGCTCCCCGCCGTCGCTGGGGAGTGGGAGCTCTTCTGATAAACCCTGCTGCTCCAAACACGAGGACCAGGCCTACGGAGCCGCCGACACTGACCTGTTCAGGATCTCCAGCCTCAACGGGATCGTCTCTCTGGACAAGGGCCGCAGGGCCGCTACGACCGG GTCCGGGCTCCTGACAGATGGGACGCTGGACTGTGACGCCGAGGGAAGCAGTGAGATCCGGGAGTCGCTGCTAGCTCTGTCTGAAGGGACATCAAGACAGGAAGAAG GGCAGCTGTGCCAGAAGCAGGTGATCCACCTCCTGCCAGGGATGAGCAGTGACAGTGAGATCGAGTGTGACAGTGAgaatgaggaggaggagagctGCGACCTGGAGGCTGGGGAATGCAGCTATGACAATCGCTTGTCTGTCACAG GGGACCAGTTGAGCTCTGAAGATCTGAGTTTTACTGCGGGGGACACGACAGAACG ATAA